The genomic DNA TATGACATCATAAagtttttaaagcaaaaacataaatcaaatgtaAGTGATGGCTTTGTGGGCTTGGTCTTTCAATCTGTGAAGACAACAATTCTTAGAAGGGTTTAGTGggagtttttcaaagttttcaatGTGTAAAATTAAAAGTCAAAAACCAATTATTTACCTTCGATCCGATGTTGAAAATTTAATGACATTTGTATCCGAAAATACGTAACATTCCACGTAAACACTTATCTtacatgaagaaaaaacttaggAAAAAATTTAGTTTCAGCCAAAGCACTCGAGACTTGGCTCCAAATTCCAATGTCCCAAATTTCTAATGCTCGATCCTTCATTTTCTCACTTACCAACcaccaatgtttttaaaattgacttGATGATGAAATGGATTATctgattaatttataatttgattaatttaaattattaatttaatttattattaaattataataaatttattaaataatatcaaatgtTTAACCtatgttttaaacataaatcttacaaaatccattaaaaataaatttatacaattattattataataaaatatattattttctttgaaatatgaatttcagcacattaaaattacaaaaaaaaaccctcacaaaatagaataaaaatgattGTACTTGTGAATTGGTTATAATTGGTCTCACCTAATTTCAATTAAGATTTgacacatttcaaatttatgtacgtgaattcaatcaaattatatgtgtttatcttaaatatatatttaatatctattattatataattaaataattttaaattaactatatagtaacatctaattacatgatgatatatataagtatgtactaatttagtataatttgaaagttttttcaaaccaaattaaaaaaaaaaaaacaagttgcaaaattttcaaatcaaacaaaactattttttgttttaaattaaactaaactaaattgaaaaaatgggGTTTAGATTACATTTTGAatctattaaaatcattcacttttaaatatatattatttaataaaattattcaaattatagttttcttaaacataatatatacatataaaataaatataaaatatacatgtaaagaaaataatgaaatatatatggaaaaaaaaagttatgcatCTCATTTgcttattgaaatattttgtcaaatatatatgcattttaaaaaatatggtttatagtttgatttagtGTGAAAATCGCCCAAACCGTAACCCAAACTAAAAActgtttttcataaatttatcaactcaaactaaatcattttacaaatcaaactaaaccaaactaaaattttgagaCTATTTGGTctaattttatggttttaatcgaATAATGCACACCTTTACCAATAATGAATATAAGTACTCATATATTATTATGCGATTGGATCTCTAATATgaaaatatctaatcaaataatgatacatcaatgtttatatatgtatttctaCAAAATAATTGCTACAGGAAGTATTTTCATTGATGATTTGaaggaagaaaaattgaatttctGGTTGTTCATCATTTGTGTGGGCTTGATGAATTGGGCCTTAAGTTCGATTTCGGGCTTAATTTCTTTAAGGTTAGCTGAATGCTGAATATATATCTTTAAGGTTAGCTTAATTTCTTTAAGgctacaaattataataaattgtaaaatataaagtaattacTAAACACTATCATAAATTTTACAGTCACTCCTGCGAAATAACTAACAAGTgctctaatttatatttattaaatataaataaattgacatgttatcgtataattgtatgattgaatttaaaattatataattatataataatatattgatttatttgtataGTTAATATTCacttatttatacataaaatattattaaaagtgaGTTGACGAAACTCGGCAAGGAGTGGCAACCTCCCTgaaatgattaataaaaagaattctaaaaaatatcataaaattttccacaaaatatataaaatgaccttaaaattatctaaaaccATTTGTttggtggtttttttttttgaaacaataaaaatttgtacctaatttgaatatttaattagatattgatataaaaaaattaaattaaatattaaataacaattaatcatataatgatatattatttaaatattatattatatacattcaAATCAGAGTGCACATATCAAAATCTCAAGGAAAAACCTGTTCatgaatgaatataattttaaatcacaTAAGTTTATAAGATTATAGTGAATAATTGGActcttcaatttaatattaattcgGTTACATCATCACTCACACTtgaatttatatctaaaaattgattaaacccaccaattattttgcttttccaagcattacataaaaatttatgGTCGGCTTGGCTGACCAATAAAATGAAGTATCCAGCCTCCATCTTAATACGTTGAATATATAACTTAAGGCaagaaagaaataaactctGAGTCCTTAAAAATTAGGTATTGATGTTGAAATTTTCGATTTCTAAATGACATACATCTGCACTGCAAAACAAAGTAATTTCTCTTTAAAACAATCGTTTTTTTCCAGACAAGAAAGAAAGCATGCACGTGAAATTATTCTACAATTTTCAGACTAATATGCCAGCTGCTTTCAGCCGTTAAATATTATTTCTGCTATGTTACAGTTACTCATTTCTTTCTGTATTATACAGGGAACATGCTGTGGACAAAAAAGAACTGGGACATTGCTACCAATCTGAATTAATGAAAAGTCATTTTCTGTTGAAGCTgtattaataaaaagtaaataaagataaatagaCAGTAATAAATATGAGGTGTCCCTTTTTCGTAGCAAGACTAAAGTGGGACTGTTGtcaatactaataataaaaactagCATATATTATTTACGAAAAAACACAATATTTAAGTTGAAGCATGTAACAtgcttataatatttttataagttcAATATTTAAGTTCAAACAAAACGTACACTATACAGGGTTTTATTTGTTAGTTTCTAAACTGACCGGGtttcaaagtttttaaaattttcagatcaGTCCAAACAGTTTCACAATTATAGGTCAATGTCTTTTATCAGGATGTTGTCATGTTATCTCAAATTAAAACAGAACAGCTCTATGACTCCCAAGGGAAACAGGTTTGGCGTGTGACAACAATTGATCTACTGTACACACAATCAGAACTCATGCacttgtaaataaaaaaatgagattgtttACTATGAAATTGTTTAACTTAAAGCGTACCTAAAGTTTTTAGATATCAATGAATACCCCCACAATTATTGAAGAGCGGGAAgcattttacattatttaaagAGAGTTCTAAATCGTTATAAGAGGTTTTCAATTATTTGTGAAAAGTTTGCATATTCTTGTAAACAGTTTCATAAAGATtgagaaataattaaaaaaatataaaaagaaaggtttcaaaattatgatggaatatcattattattactatttaagAAATTCTAACTTTGTAATATTCACTATTCATATAGAAAATACACTAATGTGATAGTTGTGATGAAAATGCAATAGAGAGGTGCTCTATGCATGATTAACAAAAGCAATAAACTGTGAAAGAAGTAAGTTTTAAAGTGAGTCAATTGTTTGAGCAAAATATACATCCATTTTAGTGTTATGTATACCCCTAAAAAACCATCTCAAGAGCCTAAAGCAAAGGAAAGCGGATTGTGATCCCTACATTTGGGATGACTTGCCACCTACCATAACCCAAAACCGCCCAGatcattagaaaaattaaggatatatatatttttttgttaaaatcttCCTCTTCTAGTTGACCCATGTTGTTGAGTCCATTATCTGTTAACAATTCATCTATGTTGAATTGATTGTCTTTGAAATTCTTAACGACAATGAGATCCAACAAAGATGTGAACACTAGTAAGGTCCAACTATTATCGATATACTACTGTTGATATGAGAGATAAGATTCAAATTGATCTTTGTTGAGATGAGAGGATGAGATCGAGATCCATTCGATCAACGTGAGAATATGACATCAAGGTCAACCATATTGATTTCATTGATGCCACTGAACTCTTTGATTTAGCACTCACTTTTGATTTGTGATAGTTTCTTGTGTCACCAcacttttgatttaatttaacatatttaagtgtatttaaaaaaaataatattttagtatttttttattactgtcAATTTAACGTAATAAAAatgctaatttatttttattaatctttaaattcatatatcttagtagtaattttttattttttattataaaaatattacccaaatcaaatgcATCCTAAATATTGCCATGGGTGTCATGGGTCTAGAAAGTTTTGGCCTCAGTGGtcgaattttatcttttttgacATCTTAATTATTCACATTTGTAgaagaataatactatatatacaaacaatttacataatttatatataaataatgacatatcatcatatagTTAGATATTacctttttttctaatttaaaatcattcaatcatatggtgacatattattatttgtatagaaaattatgtttattatttgttcatatagttttattatttgaataaaggtTTCATGCAATTTTAGGGGATTTTTAAAATCATGCCAATTAATTCAGAGAATTTGTATCCTTTCCAAAAATAAGTGGTGTTTATTTTACGAAATCTATAGGGGCtaaacagaaaacaaaaattaaaactttactGAAAAAAGTATTTATCTTCTTCTCTGCCAGCATCCACAGATTCCATCTCTGTTTTTCTCCCTCAATCCTCTGCTGCTTCATCATCAATCATCAGTCCAAATCTCTCATCACATTAAATCTCAACCGTTGATTCTCGTCCGTACAATCTCCGATCTATAAATTCCTCACCTCAAATCTGTGTTTGTTGCCCTTGGTCGCTTACGTTTCCATTTTCCTTTTAGTTTCAGATTTATCTGTTCTTTCTAGCTCttgaattatgatttgatttgattcatatattagagttttagtttttttttttttttgaaaaaggaaaaaatcaatttaaattaaattgcttgttgataaattgaagaaaaaaaatggagCAAGAATCCCAAAAGAGAAAGCTAGAAGAGACTAGTCTTGAGATTGAGCCTCAAAATACCCCAATTTTATGTGCAAATAATTGTGGATTCTTTGGGAGTTCAAGCTCCAATAATCTTTGTTCAAAGTGCTACAAAGATTATATGTTGAAACAATCCAAAATCTTTGATGAAGAATCGAAAAAGAGCGAGAAAAAATCGGTTGTAGAGGAAATTGAGACGAGCCAGTTGGGAAAGAGGGTTTTGTTGTGGTACAACAGGGTGTTGCAAGTGAGGGGCTGTCGTCGGGGAATGTGAGAAGGGGGAATGAGAATGTTGAGAAACCACCTCGCAATAGGTGCAATTTTTGCAAGAAAAGGGTTGGCTTGACGGGGTGTAAGTGCTGGTGTGGGCAGACGTTTTGCTTCTATCAAGAGTGTGTTTGATTACAAGAGTGCAGGGCAGGATGCTATTGCGAAGGCAAATCTGGTGGTGAAGGCTGATAAGATTGAGAAGGTATGATGGGGAGCGGGGGATGGTGGCAGTGGTGATGGCGGTTTGGTGTATGAAGAATGGTGTTGGAGATAATAAGTTGCCTCCATTGCTTTGGTACTTTTGTTTGTGCTTGTGTACAGTTTGGTTGTTTGGGTTTATTGCATATGAAATTTGATGTCAAATAcatttggtttatatattgCTTAGTAGTAATTCCTAGCTTTGAGTTCTCACTTTGATTGTGTATGTATGCCCCCATTGCTGTATTTGTTCTCTTGTTTCATTACTTCTTGTGTTTTTTCAATGGATGTGCGGAAAGATCGTTTACTACTTGCATTCGTAAAGTTAGGATTTGAGGCTGTATGTAGAAGTGTGATTAAAAGATAGGATTTGAGGCTGTACGTAGAGGAGTGATTAAAAGACTAATATTTGATTGCATATTTGCATTAATTCATTGAAAAAGCTGTCCTCGTGAATTCAGAGTTGCATCCATGCATTTTTTGTGGACTATATATCTTAATAAGAACTTGGTTTGTGATGCTCTCAATAGTGGCATTTTAAGATCGGAATCCCATATCCAATGAACCGAATAATCCCCTTGATGGCTGTTTCTTTTATATGTTTAGGAACATGTTTGCTTTGCAGTGCTAGGTTCATCCAAAAGCATCTGTTTGTTTAGGAATGCAATTCATTTCATGGTTCAGTTCATTTTAAGGCATCCAAAGTATGTAATGCAAGTTATAACATGTCATATTTTGCGGCGTATAACTGAAATTATTTGGTtgtattttaagtatatataatccTAATCTTTATGCTTTTGTCCTGTCAGTCAGAGTTAGTGTTACGATATTGTAGGATTTTACCTTTCTCTGTTGCATGGTTTCAGCAAATGTGTTTATGGCTATCCATTGGAAAATTCAGCTGTGTAATCATCTTTCATATGCACAAGAATGTACTTAAGCTCGGATTTATACTTAccgttattatttttatttttcaacaattttggatgttaaaaatttaatcgtTTAAAGGAGTTaagtttttcatgaaaaaaagtgtaatttatGTATTGAATAGGggaaaaagttttaattataaaccttgggtggaaaatcaaataattctattaaaaaaaaaaaaagtctagtcATTGAGTCATTTAACATCCTGGTAGTTGCTTGCtagtagaaaatatatttaagagtgaataacattttcccacccaaggtttatccttaaaacactttttcacctctagttaatataaataacattttttacccaaaaataaaacataaatttttcattcaaaattaaattttgttaatagtattagagattgaaattatttttattcatactatttcattttttaaaattatcatataactctaaattaacacaaattaaaaataatattttaaatattcaaattatagaaGAGGTCATTTAATTTCTCTTCCTTTTACTCTcacttcttcttcctctcttctTATAAATAGAAGTATCTTTGTTTTATAACTGTATATTAGAggataatttgtaatttttaaaaatatcaagtgtctttagaaaaattttagggggttatttgaaatttaaaaaaaatttggggtCATTTGGaagtttttgaaatatcaattcgtttaaatagtttcaaaaatgatagttacatcactaaaaattgaataaaatgcaaTCGCGTCTTTTAAGAGtcaaattgtcatatttaaaatgtttgagtCTAATAGAAAGTTGttgctttttacttttaaaattaatagaga from Mangifera indica cultivar Alphonso chromosome 16, CATAS_Mindica_2.1, whole genome shotgun sequence includes the following:
- the LOC123198939 gene encoding zinc finger A20 and AN1 domain-containing stress-associated protein 6-like, encoding MEQESQKRKLEETSLEIEPQNTPILCANNCGFFGSSSSNNLCSKCYKDYMLKQSKIFDEESKKSEKKSVVEEIETSQLGKRVLLWYNRVLQVRGCRRGIRFASIKSVFDYKSAGQDAIAKANLVVKADKIEKEHVCFAVLGSSKSICLFRNAIHFMVQFILRHPNKCVYGYPLENSAV